A genomic stretch from Photobacterium atrarenae includes:
- a CDS encoding dicarboxylate/amino acid:cation symporter, with product MYTNTTEVSKVFKEKGLFGNIGVQVVIAMCIGTLAGAMMGHSASMFAPLGSIFIHLIKMLVIPLVAVAIISGAAGLGSSQSAGKVGFATLGFFGFTSAVAVALALFMGQVFQPGVGVDLTGVEGMFSNVYADKGDLPSFWATVLGMIPTNVFQSLNEANILQILVFCLFFGIALSKLEKDRRDPLLNGVNAIVDAMVWMINVVMKIAPLGVFGLMADAVGTFGFNALMVVFKLFVVYVAAILIYGFIFYPLMLKVFSKTSPMKFLSVMKKPQAVALSTASSMATLPVTMEVCEEELKVKNSTASFVLPLGATINMSGNAIYYGLVAIFFAQMFNIDLSMGAYIAIIVTSTLGAVGQAGVPGPSFLVVAVLLSAGIPIEGLPLLFALDRIFDMIRTALNITGDAACAVIINDTIDKAAEQPVEKASIA from the coding sequence ATGTACACAAACACAACTGAGGTATCAAAGGTGTTCAAAGAAAAAGGACTGTTCGGCAATATCGGCGTACAAGTCGTCATTGCCATGTGTATCGGGACGCTGGCCGGGGCCATGATGGGCCACTCAGCCAGTATGTTTGCGCCCCTGGGCAGCATTTTTATCCATCTGATTAAAATGCTGGTGATCCCGTTGGTCGCCGTCGCGATTATCTCCGGTGCCGCCGGCCTCGGCAGCAGCCAGTCTGCCGGGAAAGTCGGTTTTGCCACCCTCGGCTTCTTCGGCTTCACCTCTGCCGTAGCCGTGGCCCTGGCACTGTTTATGGGTCAGGTGTTCCAGCCGGGGGTCGGGGTTGACCTGACCGGTGTTGAAGGCATGTTCTCCAATGTGTATGCCGACAAAGGGGATCTGCCATCCTTCTGGGCAACTGTGCTGGGCATGATCCCAACCAACGTGTTCCAGTCCCTCAATGAAGCGAATATCCTGCAAATTTTGGTGTTCTGTCTGTTCTTTGGTATCGCTTTATCCAAGCTGGAAAAAGATCGCCGCGACCCGCTGCTGAACGGCGTTAACGCCATTGTTGATGCCATGGTGTGGATGATCAACGTGGTGATGAAAATCGCCCCGCTGGGCGTGTTCGGCCTGATGGCTGATGCCGTCGGCACATTCGGTTTCAACGCCCTGATGGTGGTCTTCAAGCTGTTCGTGGTCTACGTCGCTGCCATTTTGATTTACGGCTTTATTTTCTACCCGCTGATGCTGAAGGTCTTCAGCAAGACTTCACCAATGAAATTCCTGTCGGTAATGAAAAAGCCGCAAGCCGTCGCGCTGTCGACCGCATCTTCCATGGCCACCCTGCCGGTTACCATGGAAGTGTGTGAAGAAGAGCTGAAGGTGAAAAACTCGACTGCTTCATTTGTCCTACCGCTGGGCGCGACCATCAACATGAGTGGCAATGCAATCTACTACGGCCTGGTTGCCATCTTCTTTGCCCAGATGTTCAACATCGATCTGAGTATGGGTGCTTATATCGCCATTATCGTGACGTCCACTTTAGGTGCCGTCGGTCAGGCTGGTGTCCCGGGCCCATCCTTCCTGGTCGTCGCCGTGCTACTATCCGCCGGGATCCCGATTGAAGGCCTGCCGCTGCTGTTTGCCCTGGACCGGATCTTCGATATGATCCGCACGGCACTGAACATCACCGGCGATGCCGCGTGTGCCGTGATCATCAACGACACAATTGATAAAGCCGCAGAGCAGCCAGTCGAAAAGGCGTCCATCGCCTGA
- the trpD gene encoding anthranilate phosphoribosyltransferase: MDASIYTLADQLYQQQPLTQAQSHTLFDAIIKGDVEPMLLSAILTALKIKGETPAEIAGAASALLANANPFPRPDYDFADIVGTGGDGHNTINISTTAAFVAAACGVKVAKHGNRGVSSKSGSSDLLDKFGINLAMGADETRAALDELGVCFLFAPQYHGGVRHAMPVRQCLKTRTIFNLLGPLINPARPNIELMGVYDQALVRPIAETMATMGMKRAAVVHGSGLDEVAIHGPTTVAEIIDGEIREYTLTPEDFGVPSYDLDDIKGGEPEENRMIIKDILTGKGTPAQQAAVAVNVALLLRLFGHEDLSANTQQALDVMQSGKAYTLVEQLAARG, translated from the coding sequence ATGGATGCAAGCATTTATACCCTGGCTGACCAGCTGTATCAGCAACAGCCACTGACTCAGGCCCAGAGCCACACCTTGTTCGATGCCATCATCAAAGGCGACGTCGAGCCGATGTTACTGTCAGCGATCCTGACCGCGCTGAAAATCAAAGGGGAAACTCCGGCTGAGATCGCCGGCGCAGCCAGTGCCCTGCTGGCCAACGCCAATCCGTTTCCGCGCCCAGACTACGACTTTGCCGATATCGTCGGCACCGGCGGCGACGGCCACAACACCATCAATATTTCCACCACCGCCGCCTTTGTTGCTGCGGCCTGCGGGGTGAAAGTCGCCAAACACGGCAACCGCGGGGTATCAAGCAAGTCCGGCTCTTCCGATCTGCTCGACAAATTCGGGATCAATCTGGCGATGGGGGCCGACGAGACCCGCGCCGCACTTGATGAACTCGGGGTTTGTTTCCTGTTCGCGCCGCAGTACCACGGCGGGGTTCGCCATGCGATGCCGGTACGCCAATGCCTGAAAACCCGCACCATCTTTAACTTGCTTGGTCCGCTGATCAATCCGGCCCGACCGAACATCGAGCTGATGGGCGTCTATGATCAGGCCCTGGTCCGGCCGATCGCCGAAACCATGGCAACCATGGGCATGAAGCGTGCCGCTGTGGTCCACGGCAGCGGCCTGGATGAAGTAGCGATCCACGGCCCGACCACCGTGGCTGAAATCATTGATGGCGAGATCCGCGAATACACCCTGACTCCGGAAGATTTTGGCGTACCAAGCTACGATCTGGATGACATTAAAGGCGGCGAGCCGGAAGAAAACCGGATGATCATCAAAGATATTCTGACCGGGAAAGGGACCCCCGCCCAGCAAGCAGCTGTCGCAGTCAATGTCGCCCTGCTGCTGCGCCTGTTTGGTCATGAAGATCTCAGCGCCAATACCCAGCAGGCACTGGATGTCATGCAATCCGGCAAGGCCTATACTCTGGTCGAACAACTGGCAGCAAGAGGTTAA
- the aroF gene encoding 3-deoxy-7-phosphoheptulonate synthase, translating into MIIVLKPQASEAQAQEILNRIEAAGLKPLYMPGVERIVLGALGDERILQTMHFDAYPCVETVKPILTKYKMVSREVQAHDTVVRFGNAAVGGDKFAVIAGPCSVESEAQLMAVAEMVKKHGAVALRGGAYKPRTSPYDFQGLGEEGLKLLQQANQQLGLPTVSEVMEVSQVESLCQYIDCLQIGARNMQNYALLKAVGESGKPVLLKRGLSATIEELLLAAEYIFDAGNPNIILCERGIRTFETATRNTLDLNAVAYLKQRTHLPVVVDPSHGTGVRELVIPLSRAAAAVGADGIIVESHLNPSEALSDGHQALTGPMFEQLMQELKPFVEAAGRTL; encoded by the coding sequence ATGATCATTGTACTGAAACCCCAAGCCAGCGAAGCGCAAGCCCAAGAGATTCTGAACCGCATTGAAGCCGCGGGGCTCAAGCCGCTCTACATGCCGGGGGTCGAGCGAATCGTGCTGGGCGCGCTGGGCGATGAGCGCATCCTGCAAACCATGCACTTTGATGCCTACCCGTGTGTCGAAACGGTTAAGCCGATCCTGACCAAGTACAAAATGGTCAGCCGGGAAGTCCAGGCCCACGATACCGTGGTTCGCTTCGGCAACGCAGCCGTCGGCGGCGACAAGTTTGCCGTGATTGCCGGCCCGTGTTCCGTCGAATCTGAAGCCCAGCTGATGGCCGTCGCCGAAATGGTCAAAAAGCACGGCGCCGTGGCCCTGCGGGGCGGCGCCTACAAGCCACGCACCAGCCCGTATGACTTCCAGGGCCTTGGCGAGGAAGGGCTGAAACTGCTCCAGCAGGCAAATCAGCAACTTGGACTGCCGACCGTCTCCGAAGTGATGGAAGTCAGCCAGGTTGAAAGTCTGTGCCAGTATATCGACTGCCTGCAGATCGGCGCGCGCAACATGCAAAACTACGCCCTGCTCAAAGCCGTGGGTGAAAGCGGCAAACCGGTCTTGCTCAAACGCGGACTTTCCGCCACTATCGAAGAACTGTTGCTGGCTGCGGAATACATCTTTGATGCGGGAAATCCGAACATTATCCTGTGTGAACGCGGTATCCGCACCTTTGAAACAGCGACAAGGAATACATTGGACCTCAATGCCGTCGCCTACCTCAAACAGCGCACGCACCTGCCGGTCGTCGTCGACCCGAGCCACGGTACCGGAGTACGCGAGCTGGTGATCCCGCTGTCCCGCGCCGCCGCCGCGGTTGGCGCTGACGGAATTATTGTGGAATCGCACCTCAACCCGAGCGAAGCCCTGTCTGACGGCCACCAGGCACTGACCGGTCCGATGTTTGAGCAATTAATGCAAGAGTTGAAACCGTTTGTAGAAGCGGCAGGGAGAACGCTGTGA
- the yciA gene encoding acyl-CoA thioester hydrolase YciA — MTTENHIPRGQLLLRTLAMPADTNANGDIFGGWIMSQLDLAGAILAKEISGGRVVTVSVDSIAFKAPVSVGDVVCCYGECTRIGNTSMSVGLEVWVKPVAIDGVGERYRVCEATFNYVAINSEGRPRPIKKA, encoded by the coding sequence ATGACCACAGAGAATCATATTCCACGCGGACAACTGCTGCTCCGCACCCTCGCGATGCCGGCTGATACCAATGCCAACGGCGATATCTTCGGCGGCTGGATCATGTCCCAGCTCGATTTGGCCGGTGCGATTCTGGCCAAAGAGATTTCCGGCGGTCGTGTCGTTACAGTCTCTGTCGACAGTATTGCCTTCAAAGCCCCGGTCAGCGTCGGTGATGTTGTGTGCTGCTACGGTGAATGCACCCGTATCGGCAACACGTCAATGAGTGTCGGCCTGGAGGTCTGGGTCAAACCGGTGGCTATCGATGGTGTCGGTGAGCGATACCGGGTCTGTGAAGCGACCTTCAATTATGTCGCGATTAACAGCGAAGGCCGACCGCGCCCAATCAAAAAAGCGTAA
- the trpA gene encoding tryptophan synthase subunit alpha produces the protein MDRYQALFERLQAQQEGAFVPFVTIGDPNPEQSLQVIETLIEAGADALELGIPFSDPLADGPTIQGATIRALDAGTTPAICFELLAKIRANHPEVPIGLLMYANLVFAAGIDHFYQQCAEAGVDSVLIADVPVGASAEFREAAQKHGIHPIFIAPPNADEATLKTVSELSGGYTYLLSRAGVTGTETQAGMPVDHLLESLRTYHAPPALLGFGISKPEQVAAAIKAGAAGAISGSAVVKVIENNLNNPLEMLSQMHHFIHEMKSATRQSES, from the coding sequence ATGGATCGGTATCAAGCACTATTTGAACGCCTGCAAGCACAACAGGAAGGCGCGTTCGTTCCCTTCGTCACCATCGGTGATCCGAACCCGGAACAATCCCTGCAGGTAATTGAAACCCTGATTGAAGCCGGAGCTGATGCCCTGGAGCTGGGGATCCCCTTCTCCGATCCGCTGGCGGACGGCCCAACCATTCAGGGCGCCACCATTCGCGCCCTGGATGCCGGCACCACCCCTGCGATTTGCTTTGAACTGCTGGCAAAAATCCGCGCCAACCACCCGGAGGTACCGATTGGCCTGCTGATGTACGCCAACTTGGTCTTTGCCGCAGGGATCGACCATTTCTATCAGCAGTGTGCTGAGGCGGGTGTGGATTCGGTGCTGATCGCCGATGTACCGGTCGGCGCCTCGGCTGAATTTCGCGAGGCCGCGCAAAAGCACGGGATCCATCCGATATTCATCGCCCCGCCCAATGCCGATGAAGCCACCCTCAAAACGGTCTCGGAGCTCAGCGGCGGCTATACCTACCTGCTGTCCCGTGCCGGGGTGACCGGTACCGAAACCCAGGCCGGAATGCCGGTCGACCATCTGCTCGAGAGTCTGCGCACCTACCATGCGCCACCGGCGCTGCTGGGCTTCGGGATTTCCAAGCCCGAACAAGTGGCGGCAGCGATCAAAGCCGGTGCCGCCGGCGCCATTTCCGGCTCTGCGGTGGTGAAGGTGATTGAAAACAACCTGAACAATCCGCTGGAAATGCTCAGCCAGATGCACCACTTCATTCACGAGATGAAGTCTGCCACCCGGCAAAGTGAATCCTGA
- a CDS encoding anthranilate synthase component 1: MKTTSLETGELELLSLDVPYVADPTELYYSVCGDRPHNLLLESAEIDSKEDLKSLMLIDAAVRIICRGHQVRLEALSDNGQNVLSTLITALPADVPFQRESQCLILDFPSAERSLDEDSRLRQTSSFDALRLIQQLFNTQGHPREALFLGGLFAYDVVAGFEPLPDVPADNRCPDYLFYIAETLLVLDHQKRRGKLQATLFGGDNYTASYFELSRRLQHIKEACLEPRPLPKADLLDSCEPVASVSDSDFCQQVEDLKQHVVNGDVFQVVPSRQFTLPCPSPLVAYKELKTGNPSPYMFYLQDTDFILFGASPESALKYCTNSNQIEIYPIAGTRRRGKNPDGSINLDLDGRIELELRSDMKENAEHMMLVDLARNDVARISEPGSRYVADLLQVDRYSHVMHLVSRVVGQLRGDLDALHAYQACMNMGTLTGAPKIRAMQLIREVEQRRRGSYGGAVGYLTGQGDMDTCIVIRSAYVENGVASVQAGAGVVYDSVPQAEADETRGKAQAVINAIRQAHCAPTPSV; the protein is encoded by the coding sequence GTGAAAACGACCTCATTAGAAACCGGCGAACTAGAGCTGCTGAGCCTCGACGTTCCCTATGTCGCAGACCCGACGGAACTGTACTATTCCGTCTGCGGGGATCGCCCGCACAACCTTCTGCTGGAGTCGGCTGAAATCGACTCCAAGGAAGACTTAAAAAGCCTGATGCTGATCGATGCCGCAGTGCGCATTATCTGCCGCGGTCATCAGGTTCGCCTGGAGGCCCTGAGCGACAACGGCCAGAATGTGCTCAGTACTCTGATCACAGCACTGCCGGCCGATGTGCCGTTCCAGCGCGAGAGTCAGTGCCTGATCCTGGACTTTCCCTCGGCTGAGCGTAGCCTGGATGAAGACAGTCGCCTGCGCCAGACCTCTTCGTTTGATGCCCTGCGTCTGATCCAGCAACTGTTCAATACCCAGGGCCATCCGCGCGAGGCCCTGTTCCTCGGCGGCCTGTTCGCCTATGACGTGGTGGCCGGATTCGAGCCGCTGCCGGACGTCCCCGCTGATAACCGGTGCCCGGACTACCTGTTTTATATTGCCGAAACCCTGTTGGTGCTCGACCATCAGAAACGGCGCGGCAAACTGCAGGCCACCCTGTTCGGCGGCGACAACTATACCGCCAGCTACTTCGAGCTCAGCCGCCGGCTGCAACATATTAAAGAAGCCTGCCTCGAACCCAGACCGCTGCCGAAAGCCGATCTGCTGGATTCATGTGAGCCGGTAGCCAGCGTCAGCGACTCCGATTTCTGCCAGCAAGTTGAGGATCTCAAACAGCATGTAGTCAACGGCGATGTGTTCCAGGTGGTACCGTCACGCCAGTTCACCCTGCCGTGCCCGTCACCACTGGTGGCTTACAAAGAGCTCAAAACCGGCAACCCGAGCCCGTATATGTTCTATCTTCAGGATACCGATTTCATCCTGTTCGGGGCATCGCCGGAAAGCGCGCTGAAGTACTGCACCAACAGTAACCAGATCGAAATCTACCCGATTGCCGGCACCCGCCGCCGCGGCAAGAATCCCGACGGCTCAATTAACCTGGATCTCGACGGCCGGATCGAGCTCGAGCTGCGCAGCGACATGAAAGAGAACGCCGAACACATGATGCTGGTTGATCTGGCCCGCAACGATGTGGCCCGGATCAGCGAGCCGGGCAGCCGCTACGTCGCCGACCTGCTCCAGGTCGATCGCTACAGCCATGTAATGCACCTGGTCTCCCGCGTAGTCGGCCAGCTGCGGGGCGATCTCGATGCCCTGCACGCCTATCAGGCCTGTATGAACATGGGCACCCTGACCGGCGCCCCGAAAATCCGTGCCATGCAGCTGATCCGCGAAGTCGAGCAACGCCGGCGCGGCAGCTACGGCGGCGCCGTCGGCTATCTCACCGGCCAGGGCGATATGGACACCTGTATCGTGATCCGCTCCGCCTATGTCGAAAATGGCGTGGCCAGTGTTCAGGCTGGCGCCGGAGTGGTTTACGACTCAGTGCCGCAAGCCGAAGCCGATGAAACCCGCGGCAAAGCGCAAGCAGTGATCAACGCCATCCGTCAGGCACACTGTGCCCCAACCCCATCGGTTTAA
- a CDS encoding aminodeoxychorismate/anthranilate synthase component II: MSQTHIVLLDNFDSFTYNLVDQFRSLGYPVTIYRNSLSAEQVEQALAQKTNPVLVLSPGPGAPSEAGCMPELIQRVRGKVPMIGICLGHQAIVEAYGGTVEGAGDIVHGKAANMTHSGHAVFGSLPSPLTIARYHSLVATQVPETLTTIADVDGLVMAVTHDADRVCGYQFHPESILTTQGAQLLTHTLDWVMSKPAHDTAQQ; encoded by the coding sequence ATGAGCCAAACCCACATCGTCCTCCTCGATAATTTTGACTCCTTTACCTATAACCTGGTGGATCAGTTCCGCTCCCTAGGCTATCCGGTCACCATCTACCGCAACAGCCTGAGTGCCGAACAGGTTGAACAGGCCCTGGCGCAGAAAACCAATCCGGTGCTGGTGCTCTCCCCCGGACCCGGCGCGCCGTCAGAGGCAGGCTGTATGCCGGAACTCATCCAACGCGTGCGCGGCAAAGTCCCGATGATCGGTATTTGCCTCGGCCATCAGGCCATTGTGGAAGCCTACGGCGGCACTGTCGAAGGCGCCGGTGATATCGTCCACGGCAAGGCTGCCAACATGACCCACAGCGGCCATGCGGTCTTCGGTTCGCTGCCGAGCCCGCTCACCATTGCCCGCTACCACTCGCTGGTCGCAACCCAAGTACCGGAAACACTCACCACCATCGCGGATGTCGACGGCCTGGTGATGGCCGTGACCCATGACGCCGATCGCGTCTGCGGCTACCAGTTCCATCCTGAGTCCATTCTCACCACACAAGGTGCCCAGCTCCTGACCCACACCCTGGACTGGGTGATGTCGAAACCGGCACATGACACAGCGCAACAATAG
- the trpCF gene encoding bifunctional indole-3-glycerol-phosphate synthase TrpC/phosphoribosylanthranilate isomerase TrpF codes for METVLAKIVADKKIWVEERKAQQPLDGFIDQLQLSDRDFYAALSGEQSVFILECKKASPSKGLIREDFDLDYIAGIYNRYASAISVLTDEKYFQGNFDFLPRVRSQVSQPVLCKDFMIDTYQVYLARHYQADAILLMLSVLDDDQYRELAKVAETLGLGILTEVSNEAELERAIALKAKVVGINNRNLRDLSIDLNRTKALAPRLTEDTIVISESGIYTHKQVRELAPYANGFLIGSSLMAEDNLELAVRRVLLGENKVCGLTHADDAAAAYQSGAVYGGLIFVSGSPRHVDIEQARMIMSGAPLKYVGVFRNADPDAVTKAAKALSLAAVQLHGDETPEYVQGLKARLPADCEIWKAHGITDTIPDLKRWNADRHLLDSKVGSQSGGTGVTFDWRLIPDEQKQVTMLAGGLTPDNVCEAALLGCKGLDLNSGVESAPGKKDPKKLKAAFAAIRKY; via the coding sequence ATGGAAACCGTACTCGCAAAAATCGTCGCCGACAAAAAAATCTGGGTCGAGGAACGCAAAGCACAGCAACCGCTGGACGGTTTTATCGACCAGCTGCAACTGAGTGATCGTGACTTTTACGCCGCCCTGTCCGGCGAACAGAGCGTCTTTATTCTGGAATGTAAAAAGGCGTCGCCGTCAAAAGGACTGATCCGCGAAGACTTCGACCTCGACTATATCGCCGGGATCTACAACCGCTATGCCAGCGCCATTTCTGTACTGACCGACGAGAAGTATTTCCAGGGCAATTTTGATTTTCTGCCCCGGGTTCGCAGCCAGGTCAGCCAGCCGGTATTGTGCAAAGACTTTATGATTGACACTTATCAGGTCTATCTGGCCCGTCATTACCAGGCTGATGCCATCCTGCTCATGCTGTCGGTCCTCGACGATGACCAGTATCGCGAGCTGGCCAAAGTCGCAGAAACGCTGGGGCTGGGGATCCTGACCGAAGTCAGCAATGAAGCGGAGCTGGAGCGGGCCATCGCGCTCAAAGCCAAGGTGGTCGGGATCAATAACCGCAACCTGCGCGATTTAAGCATCGATCTCAACCGCACCAAAGCCCTCGCACCGCGGTTGACGGAAGACACCATCGTCATTTCTGAATCCGGGATCTACACCCACAAGCAGGTGCGCGAACTGGCCCCGTATGCCAACGGTTTTTTGATCGGCAGCTCGCTGATGGCTGAAGACAATCTGGAGCTGGCGGTGCGCCGCGTGCTCTTGGGAGAAAACAAGGTCTGCGGTTTGACCCATGCCGATGATGCCGCAGCAGCCTACCAGAGCGGCGCGGTCTACGGCGGGCTGATTTTTGTCTCCGGCTCGCCGCGCCATGTGGATATCGAACAGGCACGGATGATCATGAGCGGTGCCCCACTCAAATATGTCGGCGTGTTCCGCAATGCCGATCCGGATGCGGTCACCAAGGCAGCCAAAGCCCTGTCGCTGGCAGCAGTACAGTTGCACGGCGACGAAACGCCGGAATACGTTCAGGGCCTGAAAGCCCGATTGCCGGCAGATTGTGAGATTTGGAAAGCCCACGGGATCACCGACACAATACCGGATCTCAAGCGATGGAACGCCGACCGCCACTTGCTCGACAGCAAGGTCGGTAGCCAGTCCGGCGGCACCGGGGTCACTTTCGATTGGCGCCTGATACCCGATGAGCAGAAACAAGTCACCATGCTGGCCGGTGGTCTGACCCCGGACAACGTCTGCGAAGCAGCGCTCCTGGGCTGCAAAGGACTGGATTTAAACTCTGGTGTTGAAAGCGCCCCGGGCAAGAAAGATCCGAAAAAACTCAAAGCGGCCTTCGCAGCCATCAGAAAATATTAA
- the trpB gene encoding tryptophan synthase subunit beta produces MSKLDAFFGEFGGQYVPQILVPALDQLEAAFVDAQQDPGFQQDFLELLQEYAGRPTALTLCRNLTKGTKTKLYLKREDLLHGGAHKTNQVLGQALLAKRMGKEEIIAETGAGQHGVATALACALLGLKCRVYMGAKDVERQSPNVFRMKLMGAEVIPVHSGSATLKDACNEAMRDWSATYDKAHYLLGTAAGPHPFPTIVREFQRIIGEETKAQILKKEGRLPDAVIACVGGGSNAIGMFADFIDNPEVGLIGVEPAGKGLDTNMHGAPLKHGKLGIFFGMKAPLMQDEHGQVEESYSVSAGLDFPSVGPQHAYLNATGRAEYGSVTDDEALDAFQELARSEGIIPALESAHALAYALKLIKQNPDKEQLLVVNLSGRGDKDIFTVHAILEGKGAL; encoded by the coding sequence ATGAGTAAACTTGACGCCTTTTTTGGCGAATTCGGCGGCCAGTATGTGCCGCAAATCCTGGTCCCGGCACTGGACCAACTGGAAGCTGCTTTTGTCGACGCCCAGCAGGACCCGGGCTTTCAACAGGACTTTCTCGAGCTGCTGCAGGAATATGCCGGTCGTCCGACGGCGCTGACCCTGTGCCGTAACCTGACCAAAGGCACCAAAACAAAACTGTATCTCAAGCGCGAAGATCTGCTCCACGGCGGCGCCCACAAAACCAACCAGGTGTTGGGTCAGGCCCTCTTGGCCAAACGCATGGGTAAAGAAGAAATTATTGCCGAAACCGGCGCCGGGCAACACGGGGTGGCAACCGCCCTGGCCTGTGCCCTGCTGGGCCTGAAATGCCGGGTCTACATGGGGGCCAAGGACGTCGAGCGCCAGAGCCCGAACGTGTTCCGGATGAAGCTGATGGGCGCTGAGGTGATCCCGGTCCACTCCGGCTCCGCCACCCTCAAAGATGCCTGTAACGAGGCGATGCGGGACTGGTCGGCCACCTACGACAAGGCCCACTACCTGCTGGGCACGGCAGCCGGGCCGCACCCGTTCCCGACCATTGTCCGCGAGTTCCAGCGCATCATCGGCGAAGAAACCAAGGCTCAGATCCTGAAAAAAGAAGGACGTCTGCCCGATGCCGTGATCGCCTGTGTCGGCGGCGGCTCCAATGCCATCGGCATGTTTGCCGACTTCATTGACAACCCGGAAGTGGGACTGATCGGCGTCGAGCCGGCCGGGAAAGGGCTGGACACCAACATGCACGGCGCCCCGCTCAAGCACGGCAAGCTGGGGATTTTCTTCGGCATGAAAGCACCGCTGATGCAGGACGAGCACGGTCAGGTTGAGGAGTCCTATTCAGTGTCTGCCGGCCTCGACTTTCCGTCAGTCGGCCCGCAGCACGCCTACCTCAATGCCACAGGCCGCGCCGAGTACGGCTCAGTCACCGATGATGAGGCGCTCGATGCGTTTCAGGAACTGGCACGCAGCGAAGGGATCATCCCGGCGCTGGAATCCGCCCATGCCCTTGCCTATGCCCTCAAGCTAATCAAACAAAACCCGGATAAAGAGCAGCTGCTGGTCGTCAACCTGTCCGGCCGCGGTGATAAAGACATTTTTACGGTACATGCAATTTTAGAAGGAAAGGGAGCGCTGTAA
- a CDS encoding YciI family protein: MWYVIFSQDVENSLERRLSVREKHLARLKDLQEQGRLLVAGPMPAIDSDNPGEAGFTGSTVIAEFDSLEAAKTWADADPYIDAGVYENVIVKPFKKVLP; encoded by the coding sequence ATGTGGTATGTCATTTTTTCTCAGGACGTTGAAAATAGCCTGGAGCGCCGCCTGAGCGTACGTGAAAAACACCTGGCCCGCCTGAAAGATCTGCAAGAACAAGGCCGCCTGCTGGTTGCCGGTCCGATGCCGGCGATTGACAGCGACAACCCGGGTGAAGCTGGTTTCACCGGTTCAACCGTGATTGCAGAATTTGACTCACTGGAAGCGGCCAAAACCTGGGCCGATGCCGACCCGTATATTGACGCCGGGGTCTATGAAAATGTGATCGTCAAACCATTCAAAAAGGTACTGCCTTAA
- the gspS2 gene encoding type II secretion system pilot lipoprotein GspS-beta: MLKKVFASLAIFLLAGCASNPDDVAKALAKSRATAINNKAPYNKIGEYQVMKAQAREKTVEITILYGGGGKVAPSVAAKNAAVNYCRNEELTPLFDEGLNYRILIMDMRGRTMVEQPVYAEYCQSLAK, from the coding sequence ATGTTAAAAAAGGTTTTCGCCTCTCTCGCCATCTTCTTGCTGGCAGGCTGTGCATCCAACCCGGATGATGTTGCCAAAGCTCTTGCCAAAAGCCGGGCGACAGCAATTAACAATAAAGCGCCGTACAACAAAATTGGCGAGTATCAGGTGATGAAAGCGCAAGCGCGGGAAAAAACCGTTGAGATCACCATTCTCTACGGCGGCGGCGGCAAAGTCGCCCCTTCCGTGGCTGCTAAAAATGCCGCAGTAAACTACTGCCGCAATGAAGAGCTCACCCCGCTGTTCGACGAGGGACTGAACTATCGCATCCTGATCATGGATATGCGGGGCCGGACCATGGTGGAGCAACCAGTCTATGCCGAATACTGCCAGTCACTGGCGAAATAA